The genomic segment TGCTTCTAGATTTGATCAGAGAATGAAAACTTTCTATAAAAGATTAAATGAAAAACAAAATACTAAAAAACAAGGAGTTATTGCTGTGATGAGAAAACTATTAATTGTAATTTATACCTTATGGAAAAATGAGCAACAGTATAATCCAGAATATCAATGGAAATAAAAAAGGGCGAAATGAATCGCCCACAGGATAATCATAAAATTGATTTCCTAAATGAAATATAAAAATAGAAAATTAATATAAATAAATTAGGATTTTAACACAGTATCTGTGAGGTCTGTTATGAAATTAAAAAAAACTGAAACTCCCGAAATTTTGGGGTAGTATTAATGTTCCTTTTTAAATTGAAGTGGAGACTTGGAAATTGCCTTAGTGAAAAAGCGAGTAAAATACGCAGGATCATTAAAACCAAGCTCAAAAGCGATTTCTTTTACGGTTTTATCGGTATAAATTAACAAGCGTTTTGCTTCTAATAAAATACGGTTTTTAATAAATTCTGATGGTGTTTTTGTACCTAATTTCTGAAAGTGTTTCGTGATAGATTTTGGCGAAATTCCTAATCTGTTCGCATAATCTGTTACAGAATGTAATTTTTTAAAATTCTGCTCTACCAACAAACTAAAATCTTTAAAAAGTCGGGTTTCTGTATCTTCTTTTAGTACATGATTTTCCTTCTTTACACGAACTGCATAAATAATAAATTGCTTTAAATAGGCTTGCAACATATCATATTGTGCAGTTTCGTTTTGCTGAAATTCCTCCACCAAACTCTCCAAAATAAAGTTGAGTTTTACAGTGTCTTTTTTGCAAGGTTTTACAAACGGAGTTTCATAAATA from the Polaribacter cellanae genome contains:
- a CDS encoding helix-turn-helix domain-containing protein, whose amino-acid sequence is MSPIFSTTQRYNLFNFQNYHFYQNVKGFIYFYDQQTKTNLALQEITKYSFKDTFSLSRVQFDKACTINRNEQINAYAIYWIQEGKGTYNIDFKEYTFDDNVLFFLSPNQVFTVDSEKIKTAYKLTFVRDFYCIQTHDKEVACNGILFNNIYETPFVKPCKKDTVKLNFILESLVEEFQQNETAQYDMLQAYLKQFIIYAVRVKKENHVLKEDTETRLFKDFSLLVEQNFKKLHSVTDYANRLGISPKSITKHFQKLGTKTPSEFIKNRILLEAKRLLIYTDKTVKEIAFELGFNDPAYFTRFFTKAISKSPLQFKKEH